In Mycolicibacterium phocaicum, one DNA window encodes the following:
- a CDS encoding propionyl-CoA synthetase codes for MSAYREAFEAAAERPDDFWLTAAQAIDWTVAPTRALDDSAAPHYRWFPDGQLNTCYNALDRHVEAGNGDRTALIYDSAMVGVQQSFTYADLLDRVARFAGVLAAQGVTKGDRVVIYMPMIPEAVVAMLACARIGAVHSVVFGGFAANELAARIDDAQPVALLTASGGLEPGRTVEYLPVVAKALTLTDAAPATVIVKNRGEIAGEATDYPGYLDWDELVAGAEPVAPVPVAATDPLYILYTSGTTGRPKGVVRDNGGHAVALAWSMKNVYDISAGQVMWTASDIGWVVGSSYIVYGPLIAGATTVLYEGKPVGTPDAGAFWRVIEQHGVEALFTAPTALRAIRKADPDASMLAGHDISTLRTLFVAGERLDPDTYEWASEKLHCPVVDHWWQTETGWAICANLRGLEPMPIKAGSPTVPVPGYRVSIVDASGNPVAPGVEGNIVIKLPLPPGTLAGLWQNDKGFVQSYLSAFPGYYLTGDFGYVDDDGYLTVLGRTDDVINVAGHRLSTGSIEAVIAGHRAVAECAVIGIHDDLKGQRPSGYVVLKAGADVDGAVLQQELAAMVRDQIGAVATFRDVTVVGALPKTRSGKILRKTMRQIAEGTDYVVPSTIEDSSVIDALIPVLRPS; via the coding sequence GTGAGTGCTTATCGTGAGGCGTTCGAGGCTGCCGCCGAGCGGCCCGACGACTTCTGGCTGACGGCCGCGCAGGCCATCGACTGGACCGTCGCGCCGACCCGCGCGCTCGACGACTCGGCGGCGCCGCACTACCGCTGGTTCCCCGACGGGCAGCTCAACACCTGCTACAACGCCCTCGACCGGCACGTCGAGGCCGGCAACGGCGACCGCACCGCGCTGATCTACGACTCGGCGATGGTCGGCGTGCAGCAGTCCTTCACGTATGCCGACCTGCTCGACCGCGTGGCGCGCTTCGCCGGAGTGCTTGCCGCACAAGGCGTCACCAAGGGCGACCGCGTCGTGATCTACATGCCGATGATCCCCGAAGCCGTCGTCGCGATGCTCGCGTGCGCCCGCATCGGCGCCGTGCATTCGGTGGTCTTCGGCGGGTTCGCCGCCAACGAACTCGCCGCGCGCATCGACGATGCGCAGCCGGTGGCCCTGCTCACGGCCTCCGGTGGTCTGGAACCGGGACGCACCGTCGAATACCTGCCCGTCGTCGCCAAGGCGCTGACACTGACCGACGCCGCGCCGGCCACGGTGATCGTCAAGAACCGCGGGGAGATCGCGGGCGAGGCCACCGACTACCCGGGCTACCTCGACTGGGACGAGCTGGTGGCCGGCGCCGAGCCAGTAGCTCCGGTGCCGGTGGCCGCCACCGACCCGCTCTACATCCTCTACACCTCCGGGACGACCGGCCGGCCCAAGGGCGTCGTGCGCGACAACGGTGGGCACGCCGTCGCGCTGGCCTGGTCGATGAAGAACGTCTACGACATCAGCGCGGGCCAGGTGATGTGGACCGCCTCGGACATCGGGTGGGTCGTCGGCAGCTCGTACATCGTGTACGGGCCGCTGATCGCCGGCGCCACCACGGTGCTCTACGAAGGCAAGCCCGTCGGCACCCCCGACGCCGGCGCGTTCTGGCGGGTCATCGAACAGCACGGGGTGGAGGCGCTGTTCACCGCGCCGACCGCGCTGCGCGCCATCCGCAAAGCCGATCCCGACGCGTCGATGCTTGCCGGACATGACATTTCGACGCTGCGCACACTGTTCGTCGCCGGGGAACGGCTGGACCCCGACACCTACGAATGGGCATCGGAGAAGTTGCACTGCCCCGTCGTCGACCACTGGTGGCAGACCGAAACCGGCTGGGCCATCTGCGCGAACCTGCGCGGCCTCGAACCCATGCCCATCAAAGCCGGCTCACCGACCGTCCCGGTACCGGGCTACCGCGTCAGCATCGTCGATGCGTCGGGTAATCCGGTCGCGCCCGGCGTCGAAGGCAACATCGTCATCAAACTGCCGTTGCCGCCGGGCACCCTCGCCGGGCTGTGGCAGAACGACAAGGGCTTCGTGCAGTCGTACCTGTCGGCGTTCCCGGGCTACTACTTGACGGGTGACTTCGGCTACGTCGACGACGACGGCTACCTGACCGTGCTGGGCCGCACCGACGACGTCATCAACGTTGCGGGCCACCGGCTTTCGACCGGAAGCATCGAAGCCGTCATCGCCGGCCACCGGGCTGTCGCGGAGTGCGCCGTCATCGGCATCCACGACGACCTCAAAGGGCAGCGGCCCAGCGGTTATGTCGTGCTGAAGGCCGGTGCGGACGTCGACGGCGCGGTGCTGCAACAGGAACTCGCGGCGATGGTGCGGGACCAGATCGGCGCTGTCGCCACTTTCCGCGACGTCACGGTCGTGGGCGCGCTGCCCAAGACCCGGTCGGGGAAGATTCTGCGAAAGACCATGCGGCAGATCGCCGAAGGCACCGACTACGTCGTGCCGTCGACCATCGAGGACAGCTCGGTGATCGATGCGCTGATACCGGTGCTGCGGCCCAGCTAG